The following are from one region of the Pleurodeles waltl isolate 20211129_DDA chromosome 4_1, aPleWal1.hap1.20221129, whole genome shotgun sequence genome:
- the LOC138287282 gene encoding zinc finger protein 271-like encodes MCKRPHKYMECENNIRVLSAMLAFEVTQSSDVEKYIRDPETLTKREKSSTCSESFSSSSELKRHQQTHTGERQFKCTECVKSFMQFSTLQKHQQTHQGVKPHKCSECVKSFSWLYQLQEHQRTHTGEKPYHCSECVKSFSYSSALRTHQRTHTGEKPYHCNECGSSFSESSVLRIHQRRHTGEKPFKCSECVKSFSDLSNLKRHQRKHTGEKPYHCSECVKKYSQLSHLQVHQRTHTGEQPYHCNECRSSFNCSSTLRKHQRTHTGDKPFKCSECGKRFSLLSKLKRHQRKHTREKPFKCSERGKRFSLLSKLERHQHKHTGKKLFKCSECMKSFSFSSKLKRHQRKHTGEKPYHCSECTSSFSLSSTLRNHQRTHTGEKPFKCSECGKSFSFLSKLKRHQRKHTGEKPYHCSECTSSFSLSSTLRNHQRTHTGEKPFKCSECVKSFSQFSNLQTHHRTHTGEKPFSCSDCVKSFSQLSALKTHQRRHTGEKPLECSACVKSFSQFSNLQTHQQTHTNTGQT; translated from the coding sequence ATGTGCAAAAGACCACACAAATACATGGAGTGTGAGAATAACATTAGGGTTTTATCAGCCATGTTGGCTTTTGAGGTAACACAGTCATcggatgtagaaaaatatatacgTGACCCAGAGACTCTAACCAAGAGAGAAAAATCATCCACATGCAGTGAGAGCTTCAGCTCGTCCTCAGAACTAAAGCGCCATCAGCAGACGCACACAGGAGAAAGACAATTCAAatgcactgaatgtgtgaagagcttcatgCAGTTTTCAACACTTCAAAAGCATCAGCAAACACACCAGGGGGTAAAACcacacaagtgcagtgaatgtgtgaagagctttagttggTTATATCAACTACAAGAACATCAGCGaacgcacacaggggaaaaaccgtaccattgcagtgaatgtgtgaagagctttagttatTCTTCAGCATTAAGgactcatcagcgaacacacactggggaaaaaccataccattgcaatgaatgtggaaGTAGCTTCAGTGAATCATCAGTCTTAAGGATTCATCAGCGtagacacacaggggaaaaaccattcaaatgtagtgaatgtgtgaagagctttagcgaTTTATCAAACCTAAAACGTCATCAGCGcaaacacacaggggaaaaaccataccattgcagtgaatgtgtgaagaaatATAGTCAGTTATCACACCTCCAAGTCCATCAGCGGACACACACAGGGGAACAACCGTACCATTGTAATGAATGCAGAAGTAGTTTTAATTGTTCCTCAACATTAAGGAAacatcaaagaacacacacaggggacaaacctttcaagtgcagtgaatgtgggaagcGCTTTAGTTTGTTATCAAAACTAAAAAGACATCAGCGCAAACACACacgggaaaaaccattcaagtgcagtgaacgtGGGAAGCGCTTTAGTCTTTTATCAAAACTAGAACGACATCAGCACAAACACACAGGGAAAAAactattcaagtgcagtgaatgtatgaAGAGCTTTAGTTTTTCATCAAAACTAAAACGACATCAGCGCAAACACACAGGCGAAaagccataccattgcagtgaatgcacAAGTAGTTTTAGTCTTTCCTCAACATTAAGGAACcatcaaagaacacacacaggggaaaaaccattcaagtgcagtgaatgtgggaagagctttagTTTTTTATCAAAACTAAAACGACATCAGCGCAAACACACAGGCGAAaagccataccattgcagtgaatgcacAAGTAGTTTTAGTCTTTCCTCAACATTAAGGAACcatcaaagaacacacacaggggaaaaaccattcaaatgtagtgaatgtgtgaagagctttagtcagttcTCAAACCTACAAACACATcatcgaacacacacaggggaaaaaccatttagctgcagtgactgtgtgaagagctttagtcagttatcagCCCTAAAAACACATCAGCGaagacacacaggggaaaaaccattagaatgtagtgcatgtgtgaagagctttagtcaattcTCCAACCTACAaacacatcagcaaacacacaccaacactggtCAAACATAG